In a single window of the Anaplasma platys genome:
- a CDS encoding metal ABC transporter permease — protein sequence MLDILSESFFINGVCAILIASIVTAPLGSIMVWNRLSYMGDSIAHSSLLGVGIAAILHINASFTVLLVALLLAVVISFVMDKIHSIDAVLNIMTSVVMSLGMILLSFMPLSGERIMHSLFGDILMISNGDLLRMLCTSLIGVCVTVCRWKYWVSVSISKDLFLSTGISPRRIKMEILIMSALAVVLFSRSVGILLITSFLIIPASAARLLSKTPMQMVLVSVALSIISGFLGLVLSVRFDTFPGPMTIVTSFLLLVLAHILTKK from the coding sequence ATGCTTGATATTCTCTCTGAGAGCTTCTTCATAAACGGGGTTTGCGCCATACTAATAGCAAGCATTGTCACGGCTCCCTTAGGTTCCATTATGGTGTGGAATCGCTTATCTTATATGGGGGACAGCATTGCGCATTCCTCCTTGTTAGGAGTGGGTATAGCTGCCATTCTACATATAAACGCGTCTTTTACGGTATTGCTTGTTGCTCTCTTGCTTGCAGTGGTTATCTCCTTCGTAATGGACAAAATTCATTCTATTGACGCTGTGCTCAACATTATGACGAGCGTCGTTATGTCCTTAGGAATGATTTTGCTGTCGTTCATGCCGTTATCGGGAGAGCGGATAATGCATTCGCTTTTCGGTGATATATTGATGATCAGTAATGGCGACCTCCTGCGAATGCTCTGTACATCACTAATAGGCGTTTGCGTGACGGTATGTAGGTGGAAATACTGGGTTTCCGTATCAATAAGTAAAGATCTGTTTTTGTCTACGGGGATTAGTCCCAGGCGAATCAAGATGGAGATTTTGATCATGTCGGCATTGGCTGTGGTGCTGTTTTCGCGGTCAGTGGGAATATTATTAATTACCTCGTTTTTGATCATTCCAGCATCGGCGGCTAGATTGCTTTCCAAAACCCCAATGCAGATGGTTTTAGTATCGGTTGCTCTTTCTATAATATCTGGGTTTTTGGGGTTGGTTCTTTCAGTGAGATTTGATACGTTTCCCGGCCCCATGACTATTGTCACTTCATTCCTGTTACTGGTTCTGGCGCACATTCTGACCAAAAAGTAA
- the petA gene encoding ubiquinol-cytochrome c reductase iron-sulfur subunit has protein sequence MANDEIAGREGGEVSSAIDVKRRDFLGLTTLSMAVMGVFSFVYPLLKSLSPSAEVMAQATVEVDLSGIKEGSTKVVKWQGKPVFVRRRTKEEIEGARAVDLASLRHPQSDEQRTYIGREEWLVMVGICTHLGCVPTEVKSGEKGWYCPCHGSKYDTSGRIVAGPAPTNLPVPDYYFVNDKTMVIGRKSASV, from the coding sequence ATGGCTAACGATGAGATTGCTGGTAGAGAGGGTGGGGAAGTATCTTCTGCCATTGATGTTAAAAGAAGGGACTTTTTGGGTCTCACTACGCTCTCTATGGCGGTAATGGGTGTTTTTTCATTTGTGTACCCTTTACTAAAGTCTCTCAGCCCTTCTGCCGAGGTTATGGCCCAAGCCACAGTTGAAGTTGATCTTTCAGGGATAAAGGAAGGCAGCACCAAGGTAGTTAAGTGGCAAGGAAAGCCTGTATTTGTGAGACGAAGAACTAAGGAAGAAATAGAGGGCGCCAGGGCGGTTGACTTGGCAAGCTTACGCCACCCTCAAAGTGATGAACAACGTACCTACATTGGTAGAGAGGAATGGCTGGTGATGGTGGGTATATGTACACATTTGGGGTGTGTGCCAACTGAGGTGAAGAGTGGGGAAAAAGGTTGGTATTGCCCGTGCCATGGATCCAAGTATGATACATCAGGCAGGATTGTTGCAGGGCCAGCACCGACAAATTTACCTGTGCCTGACTACTATTTTGTTAATGATAAAACCATGGTAATTGGTAGAAAAAGTGCTTCTGTATAG
- a CDS encoding cytochrome b, which produces MLSDENGGKGPEKGILGWIEYRLPVCAFLRELANYQVPKNLNYAWNFGSLAGIALVLQIVTGIFLAMHYTPHVDHAFDSVERIMRDVHYGWLVRYTHAVGASFFFIVVYIHIFRGMYYGSYKSPRELVWFAGIIIFLVMMATAFMGYVLPWGQMSFWGATVITNLFSAVPVIGESIVRWLWGGFSVDNPTLNRFFALHYLLPFCILGLAGLHVIALHRFGSGNPSGVEVKSKRDTIPLYPYFIIKDCITFGLFFIFLYIFIFYAPNYLGHPDNYIEANPMVTPEHIVPEWYFLPFYAMLRSIPSKLLGVITMFGSILVWFLLPFLDGCKVKSGKYRPVFKFFYWGFVINFCFLMWIGGQEVKEPFVSLGRLATLYYFSYFFIVLPLLAKYEKCRELPSTLSDTVPGMK; this is translated from the coding sequence ATGCTGAGTGACGAAAACGGAGGCAAGGGGCCGGAAAAGGGTATTTTAGGGTGGATAGAATATAGGCTGCCTGTTTGTGCTTTTTTGCGGGAACTGGCTAATTATCAGGTGCCTAAGAACCTTAATTATGCGTGGAATTTCGGGTCGCTAGCCGGCATAGCTCTGGTTTTACAGATCGTCACCGGCATTTTTTTAGCTATGCACTATACTCCCCACGTTGATCATGCTTTTGACAGTGTTGAGCGCATTATGCGGGATGTTCACTATGGATGGCTGGTGCGCTATACTCATGCAGTGGGAGCGTCTTTTTTCTTTATAGTAGTTTACATCCACATTTTTAGGGGCATGTACTATGGCTCTTATAAGAGCCCTAGGGAGCTAGTTTGGTTTGCAGGGATTATCATCTTTTTGGTAATGATGGCCACTGCGTTTATGGGGTATGTGTTGCCATGGGGACAGATGAGCTTTTGGGGCGCTACTGTTATCACGAACCTTTTCTCCGCGGTTCCTGTTATTGGAGAGAGCATAGTCAGGTGGTTATGGGGAGGGTTCTCTGTGGACAACCCCACGTTAAACAGGTTTTTTGCATTGCATTATTTGTTGCCGTTCTGCATTCTCGGGTTAGCGGGGCTACATGTAATAGCTCTACATAGGTTTGGTTCTGGTAATCCCAGTGGGGTGGAGGTAAAATCTAAGCGAGACACCATACCTTTGTATCCGTATTTCATAATTAAGGACTGCATCACTTTCGGCTTGTTTTTCATATTTTTATACATTTTCATATTCTATGCGCCTAACTACCTGGGACATCCTGACAATTACATAGAGGCTAACCCCATGGTTACGCCCGAGCACATAGTGCCCGAGTGGTATTTCTTGCCGTTTTATGCGATGTTGCGTTCAATACCGAGTAAGTTGTTAGGTGTTATCACAATGTTTGGTTCGATATTGGTGTGGTTTCTCCTGCCATTTCTCGATGGGTGTAAGGTAAAGAGTGGTAAATATCGCCCCGTTTTTAAGTTTTTTTACTGGGGTTTTGTTATCAATTTTTGTTTTTTGATGTGGATAGGAGGACAAGAAGTAAAAGAGCCTTTTGTCTCCTTGGGGCGTCTTGCTACACTCTACTACTTTTCCTACTTTTTCATAGTGTTGCCGCTGCTTGCTAAGTATGAGAAGTGTCGAGAATTGCCTAGTACTTTGAGTGACACTGTGCCTGGGATGAAGTGA
- a CDS encoding cytochrome c1 — protein MMRLTVFWVLLLFVSPVTGFVHGAVGGKVPKWSFSGIMGKVDKPAVQRGYQVYKEVCASCHSMKRIAFRNLREIGFTEAEVKALAASYTYTDGPDENGDMFERPGIPSDYFPNPFPNRESAAASNNGAFPPDLSLITKARHNGPDYVYRLMTGYESTEPDESGLYANPFFPAGKIAMAPPLSKGLVSYMDDTEPTIENMARDVVNFLQWAAEPEMESRKKLGIKVVMSLTAGTILVIFVNRRLWSTLKK, from the coding sequence ATGATGCGTTTAACAGTCTTCTGGGTGCTCCTTCTGTTTGTATCGCCGGTAACAGGGTTTGTGCACGGTGCAGTGGGGGGGAAAGTTCCCAAGTGGAGTTTTTCAGGGATAATGGGAAAGGTAGATAAGCCTGCCGTACAAAGAGGGTATCAGGTATACAAGGAGGTGTGTGCTAGCTGTCACTCAATGAAGAGGATTGCTTTTCGTAATCTGAGGGAAATAGGCTTTACCGAGGCGGAAGTGAAAGCGCTTGCCGCGTCGTATACTTACACTGACGGTCCGGATGAAAATGGGGACATGTTTGAGAGGCCTGGAATTCCTTCAGATTACTTTCCCAACCCCTTTCCCAATAGAGAATCAGCAGCTGCGTCAAATAACGGTGCCTTCCCACCAGATCTGTCTCTGATTACAAAGGCAAGGCATAACGGACCAGATTACGTTTATCGGTTGATGACGGGTTATGAAAGTACTGAGCCTGATGAAAGTGGGCTGTACGCAAATCCCTTCTTTCCGGCAGGCAAGATAGCGATGGCTCCGCCGCTTTCAAAAGGTTTGGTTTCATATATGGACGACACAGAGCCCACAATTGAAAATATGGCACGTGATGTGGTGAACTTTTTGCAGTGGGCAGCAGAGCCTGAGATGGAGAGTAGGAAAAAGCTTGGCATCAAGGTTGTTATGTCTCTTACAGCAGGCACGATCTTGGTGATTTTTGTTAATAGGCGTCTCTGGAGCACCTTAAAGAAGTAA